The following are encoded together in the Streptomyces sp. NBC_00358 genome:
- a CDS encoding M48 family metalloprotease, with translation MLISVYVPLVVTALLTVLAPRVTRMLAPRPAVWALACAALVTTVGWMGSMALLAFTAVAQIPEVAAEGRWSVPALRAEDPVHLTVAVLSALVLAAETLSLGLALVRRTRHILWARRECACMPHENELTVIDDDRPQAFALPGSPGRIVVSRGMLRCLASDEREALLAHERAHLRHRHHHFQTLWQLTAAANPLLRPLADAGGFALERWADEDAAAVVGDRGVVARAVGRAALASTSRAPSGGALAATGGAVPQRVRALLAPPPPRRVLPIAAGAMLLVLCCVGLANAAADSDEMLDDAQRAQCGVSVSHPDGPHCECPRHRP, from the coding sequence GTGCTGATCAGCGTCTACGTTCCGCTCGTCGTCACGGCGCTCCTGACCGTGCTCGCGCCACGGGTGACCCGTATGCTCGCTCCCCGCCCGGCGGTCTGGGCGCTGGCCTGCGCCGCCCTGGTGACCACGGTCGGCTGGATGGGATCGATGGCGCTGCTCGCGTTCACCGCGGTGGCCCAGATCCCCGAAGTGGCCGCCGAGGGGCGCTGGTCCGTACCCGCGCTGCGTGCCGAGGACCCGGTCCACCTGACCGTCGCGGTGCTCAGCGCCCTCGTCCTGGCGGCGGAGACGCTCTCCTTGGGCCTAGCCCTCGTGCGGCGGACCCGCCACATCCTCTGGGCCCGACGCGAATGCGCCTGCATGCCCCACGAGAACGAGCTGACCGTCATCGACGACGACCGGCCGCAGGCCTTCGCGCTGCCCGGATCGCCCGGCCGGATCGTCGTCTCGCGCGGAATGCTCCGGTGCCTCGCCTCGGACGAACGTGAGGCCCTCCTCGCCCACGAGAGGGCCCATCTCCGCCACCGCCACCACCACTTCCAGACCTTGTGGCAACTCACCGCCGCCGCCAACCCGTTGCTGCGTCCGCTCGCCGACGCGGGCGGCTTCGCCCTGGAGCGCTGGGCCGACGAGGACGCGGCGGCGGTGGTCGGCGACCGCGGTGTCGTGGCACGCGCGGTGGGGCGCGCGGCTCTGGCTTCCACGTCCCGTGCGCCCAGCGGCGGGGCGCTCGCCGCGACCGGAGGTGCCGTGCCCCAGCGGGTCCGGGCCCTGCTGGCGCCGCCCCCGCCCCGACGCGTACTCCCCATCGCCGCCGGGGCGATGCTGCTGGTCCTGTGCTGTGTCGGCCTGGCCAACGCCGCGGCCGACAGCGACGAGATGCTCGACGACGCGCAACGCGCTCAGTGCGGGGTGTCCGTGTCGCACCCGGACGGACCGCACTGCGAATGTCCCAGGCACCGGCCGTAG
- a CDS encoding thiamine pyrophosphate-binding protein, translating to MTSTSTSDLPEAETVRMVDHLAGELARAGVTHMFGVGGANIEDLYDAVHRGGTVRGVVAKHEFSAVTMADGYARTTGRLGVVVATSGGGAMNLVPGLAEAYASRVPLLALVGQPPTEQDGNGSFQDTSGRGGSFDAAEVFAPISRFCARVEDADSLVELLPRAMAAAQAEPRGPAVLLLPKDAQQARIRLPFHDRAPTTTGPSLVSPDTPSPGAPAPAIPTASPPRLDSAALAKVSDVLRTAGTVLVIAGEDVAATDTRAELAELARNLGAWVAVTPDAKDVFDNRDPRFAGVAGVMGHANVEDCLRRADVCLLVGTRLPLMARGGLDRALAATDVVHLGPEPSFVSSTELVGDLRDALRAVNGTLPSRPHACPRHSGPRPTPTADPGSPTARGRTMSYARAVAAVETALPEDAHVFVDAGNTGASAVHLLPAPRHGRFVVALGMGGMGYTFGAGIGAALATGRRTYVLAGDGAFFMHGAEVHTAVEHEAPVTFVIFNNNAHAMCALREDFLQGGVRSDDLFGRTDIAAGVAAAFPSLDVTDAENADQLCGALLRANSSGGPAFVALDCDPKEIPPFLPFQPFAEDTGRTGHADHKENSDERRVVTAG from the coding sequence ATGACCAGCACCAGCACCTCGGACCTACCCGAGGCGGAGACGGTGCGCATGGTCGACCATCTGGCCGGCGAGCTCGCCAGGGCCGGGGTCACCCACATGTTCGGTGTCGGCGGCGCGAACATCGAGGACCTGTACGACGCCGTTCACCGCGGCGGCACCGTCCGTGGTGTCGTCGCCAAGCACGAGTTCTCGGCCGTCACGATGGCCGACGGATACGCCCGGACCACCGGGCGCCTCGGCGTTGTCGTCGCCACCTCGGGCGGCGGCGCGATGAACCTCGTACCGGGCCTGGCCGAGGCCTACGCCTCCCGAGTGCCCCTGCTCGCCCTGGTGGGCCAGCCGCCGACCGAACAGGACGGCAACGGATCGTTCCAGGACACCAGCGGCAGGGGCGGCTCCTTCGACGCCGCCGAGGTCTTCGCCCCGATCTCCCGGTTCTGCGCCCGGGTCGAGGACGCGGACTCGCTCGTCGAACTGCTGCCCCGGGCGATGGCGGCGGCCCAGGCCGAACCGCGCGGTCCGGCGGTGCTGCTGCTGCCCAAGGACGCGCAACAGGCCCGAATCCGGCTGCCTTTCCACGACCGGGCGCCGACGACGACCGGTCCTTCCCTGGTCTCCCCTGATACGCCTTCGCCGGGCGCACCGGCACCGGCCATACCGACCGCATCGCCCCCACGGCTCGACAGTGCGGCGCTCGCCAAGGTGTCGGACGTCCTTCGGACGGCGGGCACGGTTCTCGTCATCGCCGGTGAGGACGTCGCCGCCACGGACACGCGGGCCGAACTGGCGGAACTGGCCCGCAACCTCGGGGCATGGGTGGCGGTCACCCCGGACGCCAAGGACGTGTTCGACAACCGCGATCCCCGGTTCGCGGGCGTGGCCGGGGTGATGGGGCACGCCAACGTCGAGGACTGCCTGCGGCGCGCCGATGTGTGCCTGCTCGTCGGTACCCGGCTGCCGCTCATGGCGCGCGGCGGCCTGGACCGGGCCCTGGCCGCCACCGATGTCGTACACCTGGGCCCGGAACCGTCGTTCGTGTCGAGTACGGAACTGGTCGGGGACCTGCGGGACGCGCTGCGCGCGGTGAACGGCACGCTCCCGTCACGCCCGCATGCCTGCCCCCGGCACTCCGGTCCCCGGCCCACCCCCACGGCGGACCCGGGCTCCCCGACCGCCCGGGGGCGAACCATGTCCTACGCCCGAGCGGTCGCCGCCGTGGAGACGGCACTCCCTGAGGACGCGCACGTCTTCGTGGACGCGGGCAACACAGGTGCCAGCGCGGTCCATCTCCTCCCGGCACCGCGCCACGGCCGTTTCGTGGTGGCACTCGGTATGGGAGGCATGGGCTACACCTTCGGTGCCGGCATCGGCGCCGCGCTCGCCACCGGGCGCCGCACCTACGTGCTCGCGGGGGACGGGGCCTTCTTCATGCACGGAGCGGAAGTGCACACGGCCGTGGAACACGAGGCACCCGTGACCTTCGTCATCTTCAACAACAACGCCCACGCCATGTGCGCGCTGCGCGAGGACTTCCTCCAGGGCGGCGTCCGCAGCGACGACCTGTTCGGCCGGACCGACATCGCCGCCGGAGTGGCCGCCGCATTCCCGTCGCTCGACGTCACCGACGCCGAGAACGCGGACCAGTTGTGCGGGGCGCTGCTGCGCGCCAACAGCAGCGGTGGCCCGGCCTTCGTCGCGCTGGACTGCGACCCGAAGGAGATCCCGCCCTTTCTCCCCTTCCAGCCCTTCGCCGAAGACACCGGCCGTACGGGACACGCCGACCACAAGGAGAATTCGGATGAGCGACGAGTCGTCACCGCTGGCTGA
- a CDS encoding leucine-rich repeat domain-containing protein: protein MIDEAAADGREEFRPLTRLSPDERRQVITLPPEIGRLTAVRHLVLYGSNLVRLPPEIGAMTSLEEFTPYTSYRLHWFPYELTRCRKLTRSTVSTRALFGNHKIRAPFPRLQPPSGSVADLDLENLDPRRWGATALHRCSVCDRPVRPSELRQVWISLRVATDVLPLLVNACSTGCVAALPHPSDGKA from the coding sequence TTGATCGATGAGGCCGCGGCCGACGGGCGCGAGGAGTTCCGTCCCCTGACCCGACTCAGCCCGGACGAGCGGCGGCAGGTCATCACCCTGCCGCCCGAGATCGGCAGGCTGACGGCGGTCAGGCATCTCGTCCTCTACGGCAGCAACCTGGTCAGACTCCCGCCCGAGATCGGGGCCATGACGAGCCTTGAGGAGTTCACCCCGTACACCTCCTACCGGCTGCACTGGTTCCCGTACGAACTCACCCGGTGCCGGAAGCTGACCCGCAGCACGGTGAGCACGCGCGCGTTGTTCGGCAACCACAAGATCCGAGCCCCCTTCCCGCGGCTGCAGCCTCCCTCGGGCTCCGTCGCCGACCTCGACCTGGAAAACCTGGATCCCCGGCGCTGGGGCGCCACCGCCCTGCACCGTTGCAGCGTCTGCGACCGTCCGGTCCGGCCGAGCGAACTCCGTCAGGTGTGGATATCGCTGCGCGTGGCCACCGACGTACTCCCGCTGCTGGTCAACGCCTGCTCGACGGGATGCGTCGCCGCGCTTCCCCATCCGAGCGACGGGAAGGCGTGA
- a CDS encoding 3-oxoacyl-ACP synthase III family protein: MTTVSLTDVASYLPGEPVPAEFYTEYPGAEDKLRSHPMFKVPPSRHHVAADETNADMIERAVQPLIERHGRDEIRGVDVLLVHSQLPDLPFVGAGTEVARRLGLNPEWLVDVANAGCASFVYMLKLARQILATTDAKTALICNAQSAAGQWFTQSEVRRLAQAAIPGDGCGVGWVTTSAGTPVLDVETRHVGDHAGDMTVAVDDGRKYWEPGESQLRIGFTDASVAKVLARGNRLVPEVISDLCGRLGVATADIDVLVTNQPNRTFLRNWREALQLPPERHLNTFDQYGNLFGAAIPITLDHAIRAGQVKDGDLVVLGGFAHAGDFAGAAAIRWQGTNG, encoded by the coding sequence GTGACCACGGTCAGCCTCACCGACGTCGCGAGCTACCTCCCCGGCGAACCGGTCCCCGCCGAGTTCTACACCGAGTACCCCGGAGCGGAGGACAAGCTCCGCAGTCACCCCATGTTCAAGGTTCCGCCGTCACGGCACCACGTCGCGGCGGACGAGACCAACGCGGACATGATCGAACGCGCCGTCCAGCCCCTGATCGAACGGCACGGCAGGGACGAGATCCGTGGCGTCGACGTGCTGCTGGTGCACAGCCAACTACCGGACCTTCCGTTCGTCGGAGCCGGCACCGAGGTGGCGCGCAGACTCGGCCTGAACCCGGAATGGCTCGTCGACGTGGCCAACGCCGGCTGCGCCTCGTTCGTGTACATGCTGAAGCTGGCCCGGCAGATCCTCGCCACGACCGACGCGAAGACCGCTCTGATCTGCAACGCGCAGAGCGCGGCGGGGCAGTGGTTCACCCAGTCCGAGGTGCGCAGGCTCGCCCAGGCGGCGATCCCGGGCGACGGCTGTGGCGTGGGCTGGGTGACGACATCGGCGGGCACCCCGGTCCTCGACGTGGAGACCCGTCATGTCGGGGACCACGCAGGCGACATGACCGTGGCGGTCGACGACGGCCGCAAGTACTGGGAGCCGGGGGAGTCCCAGCTGAGGATCGGGTTCACCGACGCGAGTGTCGCCAAGGTTCTGGCGCGCGGCAACCGCCTCGTCCCGGAGGTGATCTCGGACCTGTGCGGGCGGCTCGGCGTCGCCACCGCCGACATCGACGTCCTCGTCACCAACCAGCCGAACCGCACCTTCCTGCGGAACTGGCGGGAGGCACTGCAACTGCCTCCCGAACGGCACCTGAACACCTTCGACCAGTACGGGAACCTCTTCGGGGCCGCGATCCCGATCACCCTGGACCACGCGATCCGCGCGGGCCAGGTGAAGGACGGCGACCTTGTGGTGCTGGGCGGGTTCGCCCACGCGGGCGACTTCGCGGGCGCCGCCGCCATCCGCTGGCAGGGCACGAACGGCTGA
- a CDS encoding SRPBCC family protein: MSDESSPLADIPGLMRIENPGRDELTAHCMELTHAVYPHHQVYGQYCTIHEYVDCPPELTYEYLSQGHHLEEWTCSLRDFAPSGTPGLWVGHDRLEDDTRIYCEVVANPEAMTVDYHCSWDQGDKLWMIYLMRVVPARRVLDRPGSVITWTNCRHPYYDENPHPGLAPRPDRPWVGDYWDLFYAGHTVEMNNLKAILEHRHRNGLPVSVAPARAVAQ, encoded by the coding sequence ATGAGCGACGAGTCGTCACCGCTGGCTGACATCCCCGGCCTGATGCGGATCGAGAACCCCGGCAGGGACGAGCTGACCGCCCACTGCATGGAACTCACCCACGCCGTCTACCCCCATCATCAGGTGTACGGGCAGTACTGCACCATCCACGAGTACGTCGACTGCCCGCCGGAGCTGACCTACGAATACCTCAGCCAGGGCCACCACTTGGAGGAGTGGACCTGCAGCCTGCGGGACTTCGCCCCGTCCGGTACACCGGGGCTGTGGGTCGGCCACGACCGGCTGGAGGACGACACCAGGATCTACTGCGAGGTGGTCGCCAACCCCGAGGCCATGACCGTGGACTACCACTGTTCCTGGGACCAGGGCGACAAGCTGTGGATGATCTACCTGATGCGGGTCGTGCCGGCCCGCCGGGTTCTCGACAGGCCGGGATCGGTGATCACCTGGACCAACTGCCGTCATCCCTACTACGACGAGAACCCGCACCCCGGCCTGGCTCCCCGTCCCGACAGGCCCTGGGTGGGCGACTACTGGGACCTCTTCTATGCGGGGCACACCGTGGAGATGAACAACCTCAAGGCGATCCTGGAACACCGCCACCGCAACGGACTTCCGGTCAGCGTGGCTCCCGCGAGGGCGGTGGCACAGTGA
- a CDS encoding MFS transporter → MPLALLALAVVAFGIGTTEFATMGLLPQIAHGIGVSVPHAGNVVSAYALGVVVGAPVLTGIGARVPHKRLLMLLTGLFVVGNIASALAPDFGTLFAARFLAGLPHGALFGVGAVVASRLVAPERAARAVSKMFLGLTIANIVGVPACTALGQHLGWRSAYAAVAVIGLVALAGVAAFVPHQPRGQQSGIRHELRAMGNRQVAIGLATAVVGFGGFFAVYSYLVPMLTHLTGVSDASTTWVLALYGVGMTLGTLIAGPLTDRALRPTMYWGLVLLAAALVTFYFAVHSTVPALVTITFIGAMGSLITTPIQMMLMAKAKNAPTMAAASNHSAFNLANAGGAWLGGLVISAGWGWASPNLVGAVLALAGLGLAFTGGLMERGDRPSQVITQASPAAEVGTPVRTTD, encoded by the coding sequence ATGCCCTTGGCTCTGCTGGCCCTGGCGGTCGTCGCGTTCGGCATCGGAACGACCGAGTTCGCCACGATGGGGCTGCTCCCTCAGATCGCCCACGGGATCGGTGTGTCCGTGCCGCACGCCGGCAACGTCGTATCGGCCTACGCGCTCGGTGTCGTCGTCGGGGCCCCGGTGCTCACGGGCATCGGCGCGCGCGTCCCCCACAAGCGTCTGCTCATGCTCCTGACCGGGCTCTTCGTGGTCGGCAACATAGCCTCCGCGCTCGCCCCCGACTTCGGCACGCTCTTCGCCGCACGCTTCCTGGCAGGACTGCCCCACGGCGCGCTCTTCGGCGTGGGCGCCGTCGTCGCCTCACGGCTGGTCGCGCCCGAGCGCGCGGCTCGCGCCGTCTCGAAGATGTTCCTCGGTCTCACCATCGCCAACATCGTCGGCGTTCCGGCGTGCACGGCCCTCGGGCAGCATCTCGGCTGGCGGTCCGCCTACGCGGCGGTCGCCGTCATCGGCCTCGTCGCCCTGGCCGGCGTGGCCGCCTTCGTCCCGCACCAGCCGCGCGGGCAGCAGTCCGGCATCCGGCACGAGCTGCGGGCGATGGGCAACAGGCAGGTCGCCATCGGCCTGGCCACGGCCGTCGTGGGATTCGGCGGATTCTTCGCCGTCTACAGCTATCTCGTACCGATGCTCACGCACCTGACCGGAGTCTCCGACGCCTCGACCACCTGGGTCCTCGCGCTCTACGGCGTCGGCATGACGCTCGGCACCCTGATCGCCGGACCGCTCACCGACCGTGCCCTGCGCCCGACGATGTACTGGGGACTCGTTCTGCTCGCCGCGGCGTTGGTGACGTTCTACTTCGCGGTCCACAGCACCGTGCCCGCCCTGGTGACGATCACGTTCATCGGCGCGATGGGTTCCCTCATCACCACGCCCATTCAGATGATGCTCATGGCCAAGGCGAAGAACGCCCCGACGATGGCGGCGGCCTCGAACCACTCCGCCTTCAACCTGGCCAACGCGGGTGGCGCCTGGCTCGGCGGCCTGGTCATCTCGGCGGGTTGGGGCTGGGCCTCTCCCAACCTCGTCGGCGCGGTGCTCGCCCTGGCCGGTCTGGGCCTCGCCTTCACCGGCGGTCTCATGGAACGGGGCGACCGACCCTCTCAGGTGATCACCCAAGCGTCACCCGCCGCCGAAGTGGGGACGCCGGTCCGCACGACGGACTGA
- a CDS encoding BlaI/MecI/CopY family transcriptional regulator, whose product MKDPKGEGVGGTTGRRARGELEGSVLAALWSAEGPLTARQVLQRLPGGLAYTTVLTILSRLYEKGVLVRQRQGRGYAYGPARDEASYTAQRMKSLLEEGSDREAVLSRFVSELSEQDEQLLHDLLSAHEGHQRAGDVDDRK is encoded by the coding sequence GTGAAGGACCCCAAGGGTGAGGGAGTCGGTGGTACGACCGGCAGGCGCGCCCGCGGTGAACTCGAGGGCTCCGTACTCGCCGCCCTCTGGTCGGCCGAAGGTCCGCTGACCGCCCGTCAGGTGCTTCAGCGGCTGCCGGGCGGGCTCGCGTACACCACGGTCCTGACGATCCTGTCCCGGCTGTACGAAAAGGGCGTGCTCGTCCGTCAGCGCCAGGGCCGCGGATACGCGTACGGACCGGCTCGCGACGAGGCCTCGTACACGGCGCAGCGCATGAAGTCGCTGCTGGAGGAGGGCTCCGACCGCGAGGCGGTGCTGAGCCGCTTCGTCTCCGAACTGTCGGAACAGGACGAGCAGTTGCTGCACGACCTCCTGTCCGCGCACGAGGGCCACCAACGCGCAGGCGACGTCGACGACAGGAAATGA
- a CDS encoding MGDG synthase family glycosyltransferase: MRVPPTRVPATHPGRVAIVSASVGAGHDGAATELERRLTADGLVVDRYDLLDLLPARLGRAARDAYHLMLVRAPWLYQRIYSGTERAGGGGRGARALLRSSENRVLKALHPDTGVVVSTYPGASRVLGNLRLRGRLTVPVLTYLTDFSVHPLWVADGVDTHLAAHPVPATQARAAGAQDVRVRGPLADPRFHPCDAHRRSLARTRFGLPAAAPLALLVAGSWGVGPVRQVAQELRDCGAVVPVVVCGRNQALAARLRADGIEHVHGWVDDMPALMHAADVLVQNAGGLTTLEAFSAGLPVASYGCIPGHGLTNAAALDEAGVAVWIRDRAQLKDVLCDLADGPRGVAQRTAGLALFEDSPGGGPAAEIARLLRSGQPPLVPPSTGRRRTRARRLTATTAVACAVWACAVATGVATSYEGTTLMHAFSHGLDLDLMVGHRPGGHHS, translated from the coding sequence ATGCGCGTGCCCCCAACACGGGTGCCGGCCACACACCCGGGCCGCGTCGCGATCGTCTCGGCGAGCGTCGGCGCCGGCCACGACGGAGCCGCCACGGAACTTGAGCGCCGCCTCACGGCTGACGGCCTCGTCGTCGACCGGTACGACCTGCTGGACCTGTTGCCCGCTCGCCTCGGCCGGGCCGCCAGGGACGCCTACCACCTGATGCTCGTCCGTGCGCCCTGGCTCTATCAGCGGATCTACTCCGGCACCGAGCGTGCCGGGGGCGGCGGCCGCGGCGCACGCGCTCTGCTCAGGTCCTCGGAGAACCGCGTCCTGAAGGCCCTGCACCCGGACACCGGCGTCGTCGTCTCCACGTACCCGGGGGCCAGTCGCGTTCTGGGGAACCTCCGGCTCCGCGGACGCCTGACCGTCCCGGTCCTCACCTACCTGACCGACTTCTCGGTGCACCCGCTGTGGGTGGCCGACGGCGTGGACACCCACCTCGCCGCCCACCCCGTACCCGCGACCCAGGCACGGGCGGCCGGAGCCCAGGACGTGCGCGTCCGCGGGCCCTTGGCCGATCCCCGGTTCCACCCCTGCGACGCACACCGGCGCAGCCTCGCGCGCACGAGGTTCGGCCTGCCGGCCGCGGCCCCACTCGCGCTGCTGGTGGCCGGATCGTGGGGAGTCGGCCCCGTCCGGCAGGTCGCCCAGGAACTGCGCGACTGCGGCGCCGTCGTCCCGGTCGTCGTGTGCGGGCGCAACCAGGCGCTGGCGGCGCGGTTGCGCGCGGACGGCATCGAGCACGTCCACGGCTGGGTCGACGACATGCCCGCGCTGATGCACGCGGCCGACGTCCTCGTCCAGAACGCGGGCGGGCTCACCACCCTGGAGGCGTTCTCCGCCGGGCTGCCCGTGGCGAGTTACGGCTGCATACCGGGCCACGGCCTGACCAACGCCGCCGCCCTGGACGAGGCGGGGGTGGCGGTCTGGATCCGGGACCGGGCCCAACTCAAGGACGTCCTCTGCGACTTGGCCGACGGCCCGCGCGGAGTCGCCCAGCGTACGGCGGGACTGGCGCTGTTCGAGGATTCCCCCGGTGGTGGCCCGGCGGCGGAGATAGCCCGGCTTCTTCGCTCCGGGCAGCCGCCCCTGGTCCCGCCGTCCACCGGCCGGCGGCGCACCCGGGCCAGGCGGCTCACCGCCACGACCGCCGTGGCCTGTGCCGTCTGGGCTTGTGCCGTCGCCACCGGGGTCGCCACGAGCTACGAGGGCACCACGCTGATGCACGCGTTCAGCCATGGTCTCGACCTGGACCTCATGGTCGGTCACCGTCCGGGAGGGCACCACTCATGA
- a CDS encoding GlxA family transcriptional regulator, whose translation MAERRVVVVVYTGAMALDITGPIEVFDIANRLLEPGGAPYRIELVSADAPLVRTSSGVTLGALPLEAGEGPIDTLLVPGGWSVGEAIQDQTLVSWIGEAAARSRRVASVCGGSFLLAEAGLLDGRRATTHWAYSEAMACRYPTVTVDAEPIFVWDGPFVTSAGVSTGIDMALALVEADHGAALALETARFLVLFLKRHGGQSQFSAMLDAQLADHPPIRSAQEWILENLHNPLPVAEMARQANMSLRNFARVFRREVGTTPGQYVQRTRIARARELLETTDLSIGQIAGRCGFGAPETFFRSFGRSLGLTPREYRHRFQVITPAGLIDRSHERDRSPV comes from the coding sequence GTGGCAGAGCGACGTGTTGTTGTGGTGGTGTACACGGGTGCCATGGCGCTCGACATCACCGGACCCATCGAAGTGTTCGACATCGCCAACCGGCTCCTCGAACCCGGGGGAGCCCCCTACCGGATCGAGCTGGTCTCCGCCGACGCACCACTGGTGCGCACGAGTTCAGGAGTGACCCTGGGGGCCCTGCCCCTGGAGGCGGGCGAGGGCCCCATCGACACGCTCCTCGTCCCGGGAGGATGGAGTGTCGGCGAGGCGATCCAGGACCAGACGCTGGTCTCGTGGATCGGTGAGGCGGCGGCCCGGTCGCGCAGGGTCGCCTCCGTATGCGGCGGATCCTTTCTGCTGGCCGAGGCGGGCCTTCTGGACGGCAGACGTGCCACCACGCACTGGGCCTACAGCGAGGCGATGGCCTGCCGCTATCCGACCGTGACGGTGGACGCCGAGCCGATCTTCGTCTGGGACGGCCCCTTCGTCACCTCGGCGGGCGTGTCGACCGGGATCGACATGGCGCTGGCCCTGGTGGAGGCCGATCACGGAGCTGCACTCGCCCTGGAGACGGCACGGTTCCTGGTTCTCTTCCTCAAACGCCACGGAGGGCAGTCCCAGTTCAGCGCGATGCTGGACGCCCAGTTGGCCGACCATCCGCCGATCCGCAGCGCGCAGGAGTGGATTCTGGAGAACCTGCACAACCCGTTACCCGTGGCCGAGATGGCCCGGCAGGCCAACATGAGCCTGCGCAACTTCGCCCGGGTCTTCCGGCGCGAGGTGGGCACGACCCCCGGCCAGTACGTCCAGCGCACACGGATCGCCCGTGCGCGCGAGCTCCTGGAGACCACGGATCTGTCGATCGGTCAGATAGCGGGCCGCTGCGGATTCGGCGCCCCCGAGACCTTCTTCCGCTCCTTCGGACGAAGCCTGGGACTCACCCCGAGGGAGTACCGGCACCGCTTCCAGGTCATCACGCCGGCCGGCCTCATCGACCGGAGCCACGAGAGGGACAGGAGCCCCGTATGA
- a CDS encoding aromatic ring-hydroxylating dioxygenase subunit alpha: MTEARPGRPGAEQQDRPSTTGPVAGSPHLPDGRLRALPGPVTDLRRIGISPDHWYPVATSRKVRRTRTFATAFAGERIALYRGRSGTVHALEDRCAHRQVPLSMGVVEGEILRCCYHAWAYRGDGRISQIPYLPKGCERPPRGVRSYPVREAYGLVFVFPGDPALAAAAPFPSLPEYHSAAHRTMTFSRTVRCHYSFMHENLLDMNHQFLHRSVLGRIKPELLGYETGPRHVEARYLFVPAGGRKDRGAGLLSAEGIGGQDRPDVITIRTEYPYQTLRDVPEGSDLPVFSLWAAYVPEDAEQRINHAYGLLTIAKPSVPGALHLAWPLIRRFTERVFAQDRTAVEAEQRAWDEQGEDHNHEVFPLILDLRDVLRGNGVPLRPERTSGCAPCGLAVPAHHAGGSNHAAEAAMQSAGPAAGGAAGGAAEAE; encoded by the coding sequence ATGACCGAGGCCCGACCCGGCCGCCCCGGAGCAGAGCAGCAGGACCGGCCTTCCACGACCGGCCCCGTGGCCGGTTCGCCCCATCTCCCGGACGGCCGTCTCAGGGCCTTGCCCGGTCCGGTCACCGACCTCCGGCGGATCGGGATCTCCCCCGACCACTGGTATCCGGTGGCGACCTCCCGGAAGGTGCGGCGCACCCGGACGTTCGCGACCGCGTTCGCCGGTGAGCGGATCGCGCTGTACCGCGGGCGCAGCGGCACCGTCCACGCGCTGGAGGACCGCTGCGCGCACCGCCAGGTGCCGCTGAGCATGGGCGTGGTGGAGGGTGAGATCCTGCGCTGCTGCTACCACGCCTGGGCCTACCGGGGCGACGGCCGCATCTCGCAGATCCCCTATCTGCCCAAGGGCTGCGAGCGTCCGCCGCGCGGGGTGCGTTCCTACCCGGTCCGCGAGGCGTACGGCCTGGTGTTCGTGTTCCCCGGTGACCCGGCGCTGGCGGCGGCGGCGCCGTTCCCCTCATTGCCCGAATATCATTCGGCCGCCCACAGGACCATGACGTTCTCCCGTACCGTGCGATGCCACTACTCGTTCATGCACGAGAACCTGCTCGACATGAACCATCAGTTCCTGCACCGGAGCGTGCTCGGCAGGATCAAGCCGGAACTGCTGGGGTACGAGACCGGCCCCCGTCACGTGGAGGCCCGATACCTCTTCGTGCCCGCCGGAGGCCGCAAGGACCGGGGCGCGGGCCTGTTGTCCGCGGAGGGGATCGGCGGCCAGGACCGGCCCGATGTCATCACGATCCGCACCGAATACCCCTACCAGACCCTGCGGGACGTCCCCGAGGGCTCCGACCTCCCGGTGTTCTCGCTCTGGGCCGCCTATGTGCCGGAGGACGCCGAGCAGCGGATCAACCACGCCTACGGCCTGCTCACCATCGCGAAACCGTCGGTCCCCGGCGCCCTTCATCTCGCCTGGCCGCTCATCCGCCGTTTCACCGAACGGGTCTTCGCCCAGGACCGGACGGCGGTCGAGGCCGAACAGCGGGCCTGGGACGAGCAGGGCGAAGATCACAACCACGAGGTGTTCCCGCTCATCCTCGACCTCCGCGACGTACTGCGCGGCAACGGAGTACCGCTGCGCCCGGAGCGGACGTCCGGATGCGCGCCGTGCGGGCTCGCCGTCCCGGCGCACCACGCCGGCGGCTCGAACCACGCGGCGGAGGCAGCGATGCAGTCCGCCGGTCCGGCGGCGGGGGGCGCCGCCGGGGGCGCGGCCGAGGCCGAATAG